In Trifolium pratense cultivar HEN17-A07 linkage group LG7, ARS_RC_1.1, whole genome shotgun sequence, a genomic segment contains:
- the LOC123899300 gene encoding lysine histidine transporter-like 8, producing MEEVVEMEIVKKQSSPTISTSPLQLNHQIHSPNNSMSFPKSPFGSRFMNTPLASPMKKAIENIFEEVGHFTKFDPQDDWLPITACRKGNAYYAAFHLLCSGIGFQALVLPLAFTILGWSLGIICLCVAFIWQLYTLWLLIQLHESDSGVRHSRYLKLAMAAFGEKLGKILALFPIQYLSAGTCVTLIMIGGGTMKIFFHIMCGDSCSLYKLKTIEWYLVFTVAAILLAQLPNLNSIAGVSLIGAITAVSYCTMIWIVSVYQGRLPNVSYEPPRGQSQATRIFSVLNALGIIAFAFRGHNLVLEIQGTISSDSKNPSRLAMWKGVMFAYLVIAFCLFPLAIGGYWAYGNLIPSNGGMLSALQKYHEHDTSKFIIALTSLLVVINSLSSFQIYAMPVFDNLEFRYTSKWNKPCPRWLRIAFRGLFGCLAFFISVALPFLPSLAGLIGGIALPITLAYPCFMWIVIKKPKKCSTTWYLNWTLGAVGMILSVLVVTGAIWSMVAIGIPIHFFNP from the exons ATGGAGGAAGTGGTGGAAATGGAAATAGTGAAAAAACAGAGTTCTCCAACCATTTCAACTTCACCACTTCAACTTAATCATCAAATACATTCTCCTAATAATTCAATGAGCTTTCCCAAAAGTCCTTTTGGTTCTCGTTTTATGAACACTCCTTTAGCTAGTCCAATGAAGAAAGCCATTGAAAACATCTTTGAAGAAGTTGGTCACTTCACCAAGTTTGATCCACAAGATGATTGGCTTCCAATCACTGCTTGTAGGAAAGGAAACGCTTACTATGCTGCTTTTCATTTGCTTTGTTCAGGAATTGGATTTCAAGCACTTGTTCTTCCCTTGGCCTTTACCATTCTTGGCTG GAGTTTGGGAATAATATGTCTGTGTGTGGCTTTCATATGGCAGCTATACACATTATGGTTACTCATTCAGCTTCACGAATCGGACTCAGGTGTTCGTCATAGCAGATACCTCAAACTTGCTATGGCAGCATTTG GAGAAAAGCTAGGAAAAATACTGGCACTCTTCCCTATCCAGTATTTATCTGCTGGAACATGTGTGACACTGATTATGATTGGAGGTGGCACAATGAAGATTTTCTTTCACATTATGTGTGGAGATTCATGCAGTTTATATAAACTCAAAACCATAGAGTGGTATTTGGTATTTACTGTGGCTGCCATTTTGCTTGCTCAGCTTCCAAACCTTAATTCAATTGCAGGGGTTTCTCTGATAGGAGCTATCACAGCTGTTAGTTACTGTACTATGATATGGATTGTGTCTGTATACCAGGGTAGGTTACCTAATGTGTCCTATGAACCACCAAGGGGACAATCACAGGCTACAAGGATTTTTAGTGTTTTGAATGCACTTGGCATTATTGCCTTTGCTTTTAGAGGTCACAATCTTGTACTAGAAATACAG GGAACTATTAGTTCAGATTCTAAGAATCCATCACGATTGGCAATGTGGAAAGGGGTTATGTTTGCTTATCTAGTCATTGCCTTTTGTTTGTTTCCCCTAGCCATTGGAGGATATTGGGCCTATGGAAATTTA ATACCTTCCAATGGAGGAATGCTAAGTGCTTTACAGAAATACCATGAACATGATACATCAAAGTTTATCATCGCTTTGACAAGCTTGCTGGTTGTGATCAACAGCCTCAGTTCCTTCCAAATTTATGCAATGCCTGTATTTGACAATCTAGAATTCAGATACACCAGCAAATGGAACAAACCTTGCCCGAGGTGGCTGCGAATAGCCTTCAGAGGTCTCTTCGGCTGCCTGGCGTTTTTCATTTCTGTAGCTTTACCATTCTTGCCAAGCTTAGCAGGCCTCATTGGAGGTATCGCTCTGCCAATAACCTTAGCTTATCCCTGTTTCATGTGGATAGTGATTAAGAAACCAAAAAAGTGTAGCACAACTTGGTACCTAAACTGGACGCTCGGAGCAGTTGGGATGATTCTAAGTGTACTAGTTGTAACGGGAGCCATTTGGAGCATGGTAGCTATAGGCATCCCGATCCACTTCTTCAATCCATAG